The stretch of DNA GTTGACATTCTTGTAGCCCTGCCAGTATTCTATGATAAAGGAGCATTTTTCGCTGAACTGATGACAGAGCGGCCAGAGCACCCTGTTGCTGAAACCGTAATAATACATGCCGTATTCGCTCTTATTGAGCGCCATGCGGTGCAGGCAGAATTTTTCTTTTTCCGACGGGAAAACCACTTTCCTGTTCTCGGAAAGGCCCGCGCCGTAAGCCACCCAGTTTCCGCCGGTTTTTCTCAGCAGCGGCTCAAAAGCCGCCACGAGCCCGCCGACATTCCTGCTGACCTTGCCGCCGCGCATGGAATAGGGCTCTCTGTTTGAGACTATCGTCAGCATGCGCGGCAGCCGCCTGAAAAAATCCCTGAGCGGAGAGTCTTAAAATTTCCGCGTTGTCCGTCCGTTCTCTCATTAAACATAGTGCATTTTACCAAACCTGACGCCGGGGCGCAAATCACGCGCACTGATAAATCTATTGTTTTGTGAGGAGAAAAGCGGCAGCGAAGGCTGTGACCGGCACCGTGAGTATCATGCCGCATGTCCCGGCGAAAATACCGGCTATCAGCGCGGCGAACCATTCGGCGTTGAGAAGAAAAGACGCTGAATATGTGAAGAAACTCCTGCTCACTATAAGGAAGAGCGCCCCGCCCGCGTAAGCGAAAAGGAGGCTGCCCGACATAGACGCTATGACATCTCCTCCTATATTCATCCCGCGGCGGAAAAGATTTTTCCGGGTTATGGCGGAGTTCACCGATTGTATTGACGACAGAGAAGAGCTTATTGTTATGGCCACATCCATTATCACGCCTGAGGCGGCAATGACGATTCCCGCCAGGAATACGCTCCCCGCATCGCTCGGCGGGATTTTCAGCGCGCGCGCAAGATAATTGAGAAGCTGTATCTGTTCATCGGAAAATCCGCGGGTTTTAAGAACCGCGAGAAAAACGTATGCCACCAGAGCCGCCGAAAGGATACCGAAAAGCGCTCCGGCAAAAGCCGCGGGCGCTTTTGCCCCTCTGCCCCCGACGGCATAAAGCGTCACAAGAGCGATGACGGAACAAAGGAGAATTGCCGAAGCGACGGGCGGCGCACCCTTGAGAATGGCGGGCACATATATGCCGAAAACCAGGAACATGGCGAAGGACAAAGCCGCCAGCGCCCGGGCGCCGGATGCGGCCTTGAGAGCGATAACTCCGGTGGCAAAAAGAAAAATGAGCAGCGCTATCGGGCCTCTCCTGTCATAATCAAGAACGCCTGCCCTGCCGTCCTCTATAACGCAGAGCACCCTTTCCCCG from Candidatus Omnitrophota bacterium encodes:
- a CDS encoding YibE/F family protein, with the translated sequence MLFKIRNILFCVLVAASSAFADSWSEKPDIDFYAHPLVEDAEDPQEYRSGRITMENGVFAFAVSGKKYPVDIYNYRVKLSGGERVLCVIEDGRAGVLDYDRRGPIALLIFLFATGVIALKAASGARALAALSFAMFLVFGIYVPAILKGAPPVASAILLCSVIALVTLYAVGGRGAKAPAAFAGALFGILSAALVAYVFLAVLKTRGFSDEQIQLLNYLARALKIPPSDAGSVFLAGIVIAASGVIMDVAITISSSLSSIQSVNSAITRKNLFRRGMNIGGDVIASMSGSLLFAYAGGALFLIVSRSFFTYSASFLLNAEWFAALIAGIFAGTCGMILTVPVTAFAAAFLLTKQ
- a CDS encoding trehalose-6-phosphate synthase; amino-acid sequence: MLTIVSNREPYSMRGGKVSRNVGGLVAAFEPLLRKTGGNWVAYGAGLSENRKVVFPSEKEKFCLHRMALNKSEYGMYYYGFSNRVLWPLCHQFSEKCSFIIEYWQGYKNVNRKFADYIARIKGQDTVWIQDFHFSLVPAMLRKLRPALKLMFFWHIPWPSPSVFAILPWRRQILEGLLGSDL